The following coding sequences lie in one Allochromatium vinosum DSM 180 genomic window:
- the ubiV gene encoding ubiquinone anaerobic biosynthesis protein UbiV has translation MSALNNPAHRPRLSLGPILYLWPREQVLDFYAELLETPVDVVYLGETICSKRRQLKPEDYWELAERVTAAGKQAVISTLALIESDGELKTLKRICADERFMIEAGDLAALDFLEGRPFVAGHSINLYNHRTLAFLAERGLKRWVMPVELGRATATELLQRRPEGVECELFAFGRLPLAYSARCFTAYNRGLGKDNCEFCCGDYPDGVLVTTQEGQEFLSLNGIQTQSAGTHNLLASLDEVRALGVDLLRISPQSRHTADVVRTFADCLTGDLDPAEGTARLRGWASSGLCDGYWTGESGYKVGMPTQGRLG, from the coding sequence ATGTCAGCCTTGAACAACCCAGCCCATCGCCCGCGTCTCTCGCTCGGCCCCATCCTCTATCTGTGGCCGCGCGAGCAGGTGCTCGATTTCTATGCCGAACTGCTCGAAACTCCGGTGGACGTCGTCTATCTGGGCGAGACCATCTGCTCCAAGCGCCGTCAGCTCAAGCCCGAGGACTATTGGGAGCTGGCCGAGCGCGTGACCGCCGCCGGCAAGCAAGCCGTCATCTCGACCCTGGCCCTGATCGAGTCCGATGGCGAATTGAAGACGCTCAAGCGGATCTGTGCCGATGAGCGGTTCATGATCGAAGCGGGCGATCTGGCCGCGCTCGACTTCCTGGAAGGCCGCCCCTTCGTCGCCGGGCATTCGATCAATCTCTACAACCATCGCACGCTCGCCTTCCTGGCCGAGCGCGGACTCAAGCGCTGGGTGATGCCGGTGGAGCTGGGTCGGGCGACGGCCACCGAGCTGCTCCAGCGTCGGCCCGAGGGCGTCGAGTGCGAGCTGTTCGCCTTCGGCCGGCTGCCGCTGGCCTATTCGGCGCGCTGCTTCACGGCCTACAACCGTGGACTGGGCAAGGACAACTGCGAGTTCTGCTGCGGCGACTATCCGGATGGCGTGCTGGTCACGACCCAGGAGGGCCAGGAGTTCCTGAGCCTCAACGGCATCCAGACCCAGTCGGCCGGCACCCACAACCTGCTGGCGTCCCTTGATGAGGTGCGCGCCCTGGGCGTGGATCTGCTGCGCATCAGTCCGCAGTCCCGGCACACCGCCGATGTGGTCCGTACCTTCGCGGACTGTCTGACCGGGGATCTCGACCCCGCCGAAGGCACGGCACGCCTGCGCGGTTGGGCGTCTTCGGGTCTGTGCGACGGCTACTGGACCGGCGAGTCGGGCTACAAGGTCGGGATGCCGACTCAGGGCCGCCTCGGGTAA
- a CDS encoding universal stress protein — MLPDYRHILYATDLGRHTRPVFRHAVALARQSGARITMLHVVEPLGNTGRAVIGAYLPDMDVQRIEHEALKEILATMHKRLSKFCEDELNAVPAEIEADIVEALEVASGLPSEEIIKTADDRHADLIVMGVCTHALMGRASIGSTARKVMQHSHIPVLLVPNIAH; from the coding sequence ATGCTGCCAGACTACAGACACATCCTCTATGCCACCGACCTTGGACGCCATACGCGCCCGGTCTTCCGTCACGCGGTGGCGCTCGCCCGCCAAAGCGGAGCACGCATCACCATGCTCCACGTGGTCGAACCCCTGGGCAACACCGGGCGGGCGGTGATCGGCGCCTATCTGCCGGACATGGACGTCCAGCGCATCGAGCACGAGGCACTCAAGGAGATCCTCGCGACCATGCACAAGCGTTTGAGCAAGTTCTGCGAGGACGAGCTCAATGCCGTCCCCGCCGAGATCGAGGCCGATATCGTCGAGGCGCTGGAGGTCGCCAGCGGGCTGCCATCCGAGGAGATCATCAAGACCGCCGACGACCGTCACGCGGATCTGATCGTCATGGGCGTCTGCACCCATGCCCTGATGGGACGCGCGTCGATCGGGTCGACGGCGCGCAAGGTGATGCAGCACAGTCACATCCCGGTGCTGCTCGTGCCGAACATCGCCCATTGA
- a CDS encoding response regulator — protein MRVLLIDDHALFRFGLQELLERRGIEVVAAVGESSTGLERVAETRPDVVLLDMRMPGLNGLELLRRLRAAHQSMPIAMLTTSAEERDVIDSLQSGAQGYLLKDMEPDALIAALGEIVQGRTVVASELTGVLARAVRGESTPVPVVSGGAADLTPREQEILCHLAEGQSNKTIARELGISEGTVKLHVKAILRKLDVHSRVEAAVIAVERGLCERGGSGGCGGVSGGGGDSGAGGRGSP, from the coding sequence ATGCGCGTACTCTTGATCGATGATCATGCCTTGTTTCGCTTCGGGCTTCAGGAGTTGCTGGAGCGGCGCGGGATCGAGGTGGTGGCGGCCGTGGGCGAGTCGAGCACCGGGCTTGAGCGGGTGGCCGAAACCCGGCCCGATGTGGTGTTGCTCGATATGCGGATGCCGGGCCTCAATGGGCTGGAGTTGCTGCGCCGGTTGCGTGCGGCCCATCAGTCGATGCCGATCGCGATGCTGACGACCAGTGCCGAGGAGCGCGATGTGATCGATTCGCTCCAGAGTGGGGCGCAGGGTTATCTGCTCAAGGATATGGAGCCGGATGCGCTGATCGCGGCGCTGGGTGAGATCGTTCAGGGGCGCACGGTGGTGGCGTCCGAGCTGACGGGGGTGCTGGCGCGGGCGGTGCGGGGTGAGTCGACGCCTGTGCCTGTCGTGAGCGGCGGTGCGGCGGATCTGACGCCGCGCGAGCAGGAGATCCTCTGTCATCTGGCCGAAGGGCAGAGCAACAAGACCATTGCGCGTGAGCTGGGGATCTCGGAAGGGACGGTCAAGCTGCATGTGAAGGCGATCCTGCGCAAGCTCGATGTGCATTCGCGGGTGGAGGCAGCGGTGATCGCGGTCGAACGGGGGTTGTGTGAGCGGGGCGGCTCTGGGGGTTGCGGTGGTGTTAGTGGTGGCGGTGGCGACTCGGGCGCCGGCGGTCGGGGGTCGCCGTGA
- a CDS encoding TRAP transporter substrate-binding protein: MKRSTLAALSLAIATTLGAGLAAADPIVIKFAHVVAENTPKGLMADRFKELVAERLGDKVVVEVYPNSQLFGDDKVLEVMQLGDVQLAAPALSKFSRYTDVLALYDLPFLFEDLHAVDRFQQSEAGQGLLKSMEKKGLIGLGYLHNGMKQLSSSQPLRVPEDAKGLKFRIMASEVLEAQFEALDAAPIKKPFSEVFTLLQTKAIDGQENTWSNMYSKKFFEVQPYITESNHGLLDYLVVTSTEFWNGLPDDVRDTLKAALDESIAYGNRIAYDKEAEDRQAIIDSKRTEVIELTPEERAQWVQAMRPVWKQFEDEIGADLIDAAYAANQE, encoded by the coding sequence ATGAAACGCAGCACCCTTGCCGCCCTCTCGCTGGCCATCGCCACCACGCTCGGCGCCGGTCTGGCCGCCGCCGACCCGATCGTCATCAAGTTCGCGCACGTGGTCGCGGAGAACACGCCCAAGGGGCTGATGGCCGACAGGTTCAAGGAACTGGTCGCCGAGCGCCTGGGGGACAAGGTCGTCGTCGAGGTCTATCCCAACTCGCAGCTCTTCGGTGACGACAAGGTGCTGGAGGTCATGCAGCTCGGCGACGTCCAGCTGGCCGCGCCCGCGCTCTCGAAGTTCAGCCGCTACACCGACGTGCTCGCCCTCTACGACCTGCCCTTCCTGTTCGAAGATCTGCACGCCGTCGACCGCTTCCAGCAGAGCGAGGCCGGTCAGGGTCTGTTGAAGTCGATGGAGAAGAAGGGCCTGATCGGACTGGGCTATCTGCATAACGGCATGAAACAACTGAGTTCCAGTCAGCCTCTGCGCGTGCCCGAGGACGCCAAGGGACTCAAGTTCCGCATCATGGCCTCCGAGGTGCTGGAGGCCCAGTTCGAGGCGCTCGACGCGGCCCCGATCAAGAAGCCGTTCTCCGAGGTCTTCACCCTGCTCCAGACCAAGGCCATCGACGGTCAGGAGAACACTTGGTCGAACATGTATTCGAAGAAGTTCTTCGAGGTCCAGCCCTATATCACCGAATCCAACCACGGCCTGCTCGACTATCTGGTCGTGACCTCGACCGAGTTCTGGAACGGCCTGCCGGATGACGTGCGCGACACCCTCAAGGCCGCGCTCGACGAATCCATCGCCTACGGCAACCGGATCGCCTATGACAAGGAGGCCGAAGACCGTCAGGCCATCATCGACTCCAAGCGCACCGAGGTCATCGAGCTGACGCCGGAAGAGCGCGCCCAGTGGGTGCAGGCGATGCGCCCGGTCTGGAAGCAGTTCGAGGACGAGATCGGCGCCGACCTGATCGATGCCGCCTATGCCGCCAACCAGGAGTGA
- a CDS encoding TRAP transporter large permease — translation MTTATLFLLLFGCMLLGMPIALALGFSSIVTILLFSNDSLASIALKLFEAVSGHYTLLAIPFFILASSFLSTGGVAKRLIRFATGVVGHIRGGLAMASVLACMLFAAVSGSSPATVAAIGSLVIVGMVKAGYPKQFAAGVITNAGTLGILIPPSIVMLVYAAATEVSAARMFMAGFVPGILLGLLLMVAVYIVARVKKLPALPWPGLREVLSAAFSASGGILLIVIVLGSIYGGVASPTEAAAVSAVYAFLIAVIGYRDMGPLKTIPWRRPGEGFGRLLLRNAWQVPLALPQSFTHPEVRKVVLDAAKVSIMLLFIIANAMLFAHVLTTERIPHQIAETIVQWGLSPWMFLIVVNILLLIAGNFMEPSAILLIMAPILFPIAMQLGIDPVHFGIIMVVNMEIGMLTPPVGLNLFVTAGITGETLGWVIRSVLPWILLLLGFLMLVTYVPQLSLFLPEYLDQLKGYR, via the coding sequence ATGACCACGGCTACCCTGTTTCTACTGCTGTTCGGCTGCATGCTGCTCGGGATGCCGATCGCGCTGGCGCTCGGTTTTTCGAGCATCGTCACCATCCTGCTCTTCTCCAACGACTCGCTCGCCTCGATCGCGCTCAAGCTCTTCGAGGCCGTGTCCGGACACTACACGCTGCTGGCCATCCCCTTCTTCATCCTGGCCTCATCCTTCCTGTCGACCGGCGGCGTGGCCAAACGCCTGATCCGGTTCGCCACCGGCGTGGTCGGACACATCCGCGGCGGGCTGGCGATGGCCTCGGTGCTCGCCTGCATGCTGTTCGCCGCCGTCTCGGGTTCATCGCCCGCCACCGTGGCCGCCATCGGCAGTCTGGTCATCGTCGGCATGGTCAAGGCCGGCTATCCCAAGCAGTTCGCCGCCGGCGTCATCACCAACGCCGGAACGCTCGGCATCCTGATCCCGCCCTCGATCGTGATGCTGGTCTATGCGGCCGCCACCGAGGTCTCGGCCGCGCGCATGTTCATGGCCGGCTTCGTGCCCGGAATCCTGCTGGGACTGCTGCTGATGGTGGCGGTCTATATCGTGGCGCGGGTCAAGAAGCTGCCCGCCCTGCCCTGGCCGGGTCTGCGCGAAGTCCTGAGCGCGGCCTTCAGCGCCTCCGGGGGCATCCTGCTGATCGTCATCGTCCTGGGCTCGATCTATGGCGGTGTCGCCAGTCCGACCGAGGCCGCCGCCGTCTCGGCCGTCTACGCCTTCCTGATCGCCGTGATCGGCTATCGCGACATGGGACCGCTCAAGACCATCCCCTGGCGCCGACCGGGCGAAGGGTTCGGACGCCTGCTGCTGCGCAATGCCTGGCAGGTGCCGCTGGCCCTGCCCCAGAGCTTCACCCACCCCGAGGTGCGCAAGGTGGTGCTGGACGCGGCCAAGGTCTCGATCATGCTGCTGTTCATCATCGCCAACGCCATGCTGTTCGCGCACGTGCTGACGACCGAGCGTATCCCGCATCAGATCGCCGAGACCATCGTCCAATGGGGTCTGTCTCCCTGGATGTTCCTGATCGTGGTCAACATCCTGCTCCTGATCGCCGGCAACTTCATGGAGCCATCGGCGATCCTGCTCATCATGGCGCCGATCCTCTTCCCCATCGCCATGCAGCTCGGGATCGATCCCGTCCATTTCGGCATCATCATGGTGGTCAACATGGAGATCGGCATGCTGACTCCGCCGGTCGGACTCAATCTGTTCGTGACCGCCGGCATCACCGGCGAAACGCTCGGCTGGGTCATCCGTTCGGTGCTACCCTGGATACTGCTGCTGCTCGGGTTCCTGATGCTCGTCACCTATGTCCCGCAGCTCTCGCTCTTCCTGCCCGAATATCTCGATCAGTTGAAGGGCTACCGCTGA
- the queG gene encoding tRNA epoxyqueuosine(34) reductase QueG → MSHATHSPDTPQVLAERLKTWGRELGFQQIGITDTDLTDAEPRLRDWLARGYHGEMDYMARHGTKRSRPDELVPGTLSVISARMDYQPESRATLHERLADPAGAFISRYSLGRDYHKVLRRRLQRLADRLAAHIGPFGHRVFVDSAPVMEKPLAEKAGLGWIGKHSNLVNPRAGSWFFLGEIYTDQPLPPDQPMADHCGRCRACLDACPTGAIVAPYQVDGRRCISYLTIELKGAIPEPLRPLIGNRIHGCDDCQLVCPWNRFARLTEETDFLPRHGLDTATLIALFAWDEPTFLARTEGSAIRRLGHERWLRNLAVALGNAPDSPEVRLALETRADHPSPLVREHVVWALAGLACR, encoded by the coding sequence TTGAGCCACGCCACCCACTCACCCGACACGCCCCAGGTACTGGCCGAACGTCTCAAGACCTGGGGGCGTGAACTGGGCTTCCAGCAGATCGGCATCACGGACACCGATCTCACGGACGCCGAGCCGCGTCTGCGCGACTGGCTCGCGCGCGGCTATCACGGCGAAATGGACTACATGGCGCGTCACGGCACCAAGCGCTCGCGCCCGGACGAACTCGTGCCCGGCACCCTGAGCGTGATCTCGGCGCGGATGGACTATCAGCCCGAATCCCGCGCCACCCTCCACGAACGGCTCGCCGACCCGGCCGGCGCCTTCATCTCGCGCTACAGCCTCGGACGGGATTATCACAAAGTCCTGCGCCGGCGCCTGCAACGTCTGGCCGACCGGCTCGCCGCTCACATCGGCCCTTTCGGCCATCGCGTCTTCGTCGACTCGGCGCCCGTGATGGAAAAACCGCTGGCCGAAAAGGCCGGACTCGGCTGGATCGGCAAGCACAGCAATCTGGTCAACCCGCGCGCCGGCTCCTGGTTCTTCCTCGGCGAGATCTACACCGACCAGCCGCTCCCGCCCGACCAGCCCATGGCCGATCACTGCGGACGCTGCCGGGCCTGTCTCGACGCCTGCCCCACAGGCGCCATCGTCGCCCCCTACCAGGTCGACGGCCGGCGCTGCATCTCCTATCTGACGATCGAACTCAAGGGCGCCATCCCCGAGCCGCTGCGCCCCCTGATCGGCAACCGCATTCACGGCTGCGACGACTGCCAGCTGGTCTGCCCCTGGAACCGCTTCGCCCGGCTCACCGAAGAAACCGACTTCCTGCCCCGTCACGGTCTGGACACCGCCACCCTGATCGCCCTGTTCGCCTGGGACGAACCGACCTTCCTCGCACGCACCGAAGGCTCGGCGATCCGCCGACTCGGCCACGAACGCTGGCTGCGCAACCTCGCCGTCGCGCTCGGCAATGCCCCAGATTCACCGGAAGTCCGGCTTGCACTCGAAACCCGCGCCGACCACCCCAGCCCGCTGGTGCGCGAGCATGTGGTCTGGGCGCTTGCCGGACTTGCGTGTCGCTAA
- the ubiU gene encoding ubiquinone anaerobic biosynthesis protein UbiU, with the protein MELVCPAGNLPMLKAAVDNGADAVYIGFRDDTNARHFAGLNFNDKQIAEGVKYAHDRRVKVFVAINTYAQPKGWERWTAAVDRAAGFGVDAIILADMGVLDYAAEHHPNVNLHLSVQGSATNPAAIGFMQRHFNIKRVVVPRVLSLAQVAHLIRETTVPVEIFGFGSLCVMVEGRCLLSSYASGQSPNTFGACSPASHVEWRDTPQGQETRLGGVLLERRSHGEAAGYPTICKGRYQIDGELRHAIEEPTSLNTLDILPDILAAGVSAIKIEGRQRSTRYVTQVAKVWREAIDSCKRNPQAFRPKESWNQILAQVSEGAQTTIGPYERTWH; encoded by the coding sequence ATGGAGCTCGTCTGTCCCGCCGGCAATCTGCCGATGCTCAAGGCGGCCGTCGACAATGGCGCCGATGCCGTCTACATCGGTTTTCGCGACGATACCAACGCGCGCCACTTCGCCGGTCTCAATTTCAACGACAAGCAGATCGCCGAGGGCGTCAAATACGCCCATGACCGCCGGGTCAAGGTGTTCGTCGCCATCAACACCTATGCCCAGCCCAAGGGCTGGGAGCGCTGGACGGCGGCCGTCGACCGTGCAGCCGGGTTCGGGGTCGATGCCATCATCCTCGCCGACATGGGCGTGCTCGACTATGCCGCCGAGCACCATCCGAACGTCAACCTGCATCTGTCGGTCCAGGGGTCGGCCACCAATCCGGCCGCGATCGGCTTCATGCAGCGCCATTTCAACATCAAGCGCGTGGTGGTACCGCGCGTGCTGTCGCTGGCCCAGGTCGCGCATCTGATCCGGGAGACCACGGTCCCGGTCGAGATCTTCGGTTTCGGCAGTCTGTGCGTCATGGTCGAGGGACGCTGTCTGCTCTCGTCCTATGCCAGCGGCCAGTCGCCCAACACCTTCGGCGCCTGCTCGCCGGCCTCGCATGTGGAGTGGCGCGACACGCCGCAGGGTCAGGAGACGCGCCTCGGCGGCGTGCTGCTCGAACGCCGTTCGCACGGCGAAGCCGCCGGTTATCCGACCATCTGCAAGGGCCGCTACCAGATCGACGGCGAGCTGCGTCATGCCATCGAGGAGCCGACCAGTCTCAACACGCTCGACATCCTGCCCGACATCCTGGCCGCCGGGGTCAGCGCCATCAAGATCGAGGGCCGCCAGCGCAGCACGCGCTATGTGACCCAGGTCGCCAAGGTCTGGCGCGAGGCGATCGACTCCTGCAAGCGCAACCCGCAGGCGTTCCGGCCCAAGGAGAGCTGGAACCAGATCCTGGCGCAGGTCTCCGAGGGGGCGCAGACCACCATCGGTCCTTACGAGCGCACCTGGCACTGA
- a CDS encoding TRAP transporter small permease yields MFLRIIDKTEEAIISLLLVAITLLVFAEVVLRFGFGTGVSWGQEATLHLAGWFVLFGASYGLKTGAHIGVDAFVQLFAPLGQRLISALAILLSLGYCGLLGYGAWVYLHKMYRIGIELEDIPLQAWIAHSILLIGMVLLSLRLLVLLWDVATGKTTGFRRTDEARESLHLAEEIKREVSKP; encoded by the coding sequence ATGTTCTTGCGCATCATCGACAAGACCGAGGAAGCCATCATCTCGCTCCTGCTGGTCGCCATCACCCTGCTGGTCTTCGCCGAGGTGGTCCTGCGCTTCGGTTTCGGTACCGGGGTGAGCTGGGGCCAGGAGGCGACCTTGCATCTGGCGGGTTGGTTCGTGCTCTTCGGCGCCTCCTACGGACTCAAGACCGGCGCCCACATCGGTGTGGACGCCTTCGTGCAACTGTTCGCTCCGCTCGGCCAGCGGCTCATCTCCGCCCTGGCCATCCTGCTCTCGCTCGGCTACTGCGGGTTGCTCGGGTATGGCGCCTGGGTCTATCTGCACAAGATGTACCGCATCGGCATCGAGCTGGAGGACATCCCGCTCCAGGCCTGGATCGCCCATAGCATTCTGCTGATCGGTATGGTCTTGCTCTCGCTCCGGCTGCTGGTTCTGTTGTGGGACGTGGCCACCGGCAAGACGACCGGTTTCCGTCGCACTGACGAGGCACGCGAAAGTCTGCATCTGGCCGAAGAGATCAAACGCGAGGTGAGCAAGCCATGA
- a CDS encoding GAF domain-containing sensor histidine kinase, protein MTAATTTRLPGRRTAPHSGRLRGEALDERVHEILRATDLRRPLWALGLALAGLAVLFAAQVVRPEAIWVRWSLFGLLGLGLAGAVLLWRRLRDRLLRPLVRLEHSLTQVCQGEPGASDTLTETGVLQGIAQDIRSLNEELTDLYDDMDNRVARQTRRLAQKTASLKILYDVAAGIHQAESVEALLLRFLRVLKEMINARAATVRLVLPDGTRRLIGSIGLNDDLVRESDMTPVDLCLCGNVLAPGDILCDNDARYCSRIYGRRMFASSEVEVVTVPLEHRDERLGVYTLFVDRPGLQGREDILELLFTVGHHLGVAIAKQRSDAEAHRLSIVEERNALAHELHDSLAQTLASLRFQCRMLDDSLAGCPIPAEARNDLARIRNGLDEAHTELRELLASFRAPLDRRGLVPALAKLTQRLGRETGTHVLFQNDSRPFELSATEELQLLRIAQEALANIRKHAQAHTVRVLLTRESGGRHVLLIEDDGVGFSPPDAQSPPGERIGLSILEERARRIGAELRIESEPGEGTRVEVVFDVGRRSGRQTQSREAERCAYS, encoded by the coding sequence GTGACGGCGGCCACGACGACGCGGCTCCCCGGCCGGCGAACCGCACCGCACTCCGGTCGCCTGAGGGGCGAGGCCCTGGATGAGCGTGTCCACGAGATTCTGCGCGCGACCGATCTGAGGCGCCCGCTGTGGGCGCTGGGACTGGCGCTCGCCGGCCTGGCGGTGCTGTTCGCCGCTCAGGTCGTCCGGCCCGAGGCGATCTGGGTGCGCTGGAGTCTGTTCGGGCTGCTGGGGCTGGGGCTGGCCGGTGCCGTGCTGCTCTGGCGGCGGCTGCGTGATCGGCTGCTGCGTCCGCTGGTGCGTCTGGAGCACTCGCTGACCCAGGTCTGCCAGGGCGAACCGGGGGCCAGCGACACGCTGACCGAGACCGGGGTGTTGCAGGGCATCGCTCAGGACATCCGCAGTCTCAACGAGGAGCTGACCGATCTCTATGACGACATGGACAACCGGGTTGCGCGCCAGACGCGGCGTCTGGCCCAGAAGACGGCCTCGCTCAAGATCCTCTACGACGTGGCCGCCGGCATCCATCAGGCCGAGAGCGTCGAGGCGTTGCTGTTGCGCTTCCTGCGCGTGCTCAAGGAGATGATCAATGCACGCGCGGCGACCGTGCGTCTGGTGCTGCCGGACGGCACCCGGCGGCTGATCGGCTCCATCGGTCTGAACGACGATCTGGTGCGCGAGTCGGACATGACGCCGGTCGACCTCTGTCTGTGCGGCAATGTGCTCGCCCCCGGCGACATCCTGTGCGACAACGATGCGCGCTACTGTTCGCGCATCTATGGCCGGCGCATGTTCGCCAGCTCTGAGGTCGAGGTGGTGACAGTGCCGCTGGAGCATCGCGACGAACGGCTCGGTGTCTACACGCTGTTCGTCGACCGTCCCGGACTCCAGGGGCGCGAGGACATCCTGGAGCTGCTGTTCACCGTCGGCCATCATCTGGGGGTGGCCATCGCCAAGCAGCGCTCGGACGCCGAGGCGCACCGGCTCTCGATCGTCGAGGAACGCAACGCGCTCGCCCACGAGCTGCATGACTCGCTGGCGCAGACCCTGGCCAGTCTGCGCTTTCAGTGCCGGATGCTGGATGACTCGCTGGCCGGCTGTCCGATCCCGGCCGAGGCGCGCAATGATCTGGCGCGCATCCGCAATGGTCTCGACGAGGCGCACACCGAGTTGCGTGAGTTGCTGGCGAGCTTTCGCGCGCCGCTCGACCGGCGTGGGCTGGTGCCGGCGCTCGCCAAGCTCACCCAGCGGCTCGGGCGTGAGACCGGCACCCATGTCCTGTTCCAGAACGACAGCCGTCCGTTCGAGCTGTCGGCGACCGAGGAGTTGCAGTTGTTGCGTATCGCTCAGGAGGCGCTGGCCAACATCCGCAAGCACGCCCAGGCCCATACGGTGCGGGTGTTGCTGACGCGCGAGAGCGGCGGGCGGCATGTGCTGCTGATCGAGGACGACGGGGTCGGCTTCAGTCCGCCGGACGCGCAGTCCCCGCCGGGCGAGCGCATCGGGTTGTCGATCCTGGAGGAACGCGCGCGTCGCATCGGCGCGGAGCTGCGCATCGAGAGCGAGCCGGGTGAGGGGACGCGGGTGGAGGTCGTGTTCGATGTCGGTCGGCGTTCCGGACGTCAGACGCAGAGCCGGGAGGCGGAGCGATGCGCGTACTCTTGA
- a CDS encoding TIGR01212 family radical SAM protein (This family includes YhcC from E. coli K-12, an uncharacterized radical SAM protein.) gives MPSPSAPHRALSDRVNTFGQYLLKRYGQRVHKLALNAGFTCPNRDGTKGHGGCTFCNNVSFGPNAKRSPEIDPQLDAGRGVLAKRTGARRFMAYFQTYTNTYDEISVLRERYDSALMHPDVVGLSVGTRPDCVPEAVLDLLAGYRARGKEVWLELGLQSANDDTLERVNRGHGFAEYRSAVTAAHRRGIPVCAHLIVGLPGEGHAEALTTLDRVLELGVEGLKVHPLHVVRHTRLAIDWHRGDYSPLAMDDYVAICADLVERTPASVVYHRLTGTASRDILLAPDWCNRKWAVLNAIEAELFRRDTRQGDRADTLSTHRLVNTA, from the coding sequence ATGCCTTCCCCGTCCGCTCCACATCGCGCGCTCAGTGATCGCGTCAACACCTTCGGTCAGTATCTGCTGAAGCGCTACGGCCAGCGGGTGCACAAGCTCGCGCTCAATGCCGGCTTCACCTGTCCGAACCGCGACGGCACCAAGGGACACGGCGGCTGCACCTTCTGCAACAACGTCTCCTTCGGCCCCAACGCCAAACGCTCGCCCGAGATCGACCCGCAGCTCGACGCCGGACGCGGCGTGCTCGCCAAACGCACCGGCGCGCGGCGGTTCATGGCCTATTTCCAGACCTACACCAACACCTACGACGAAATTTCGGTGCTGCGCGAACGCTACGACAGCGCGCTCATGCATCCGGACGTCGTGGGTCTGTCGGTCGGCACGCGCCCGGACTGCGTGCCGGAGGCCGTGCTCGACCTGCTCGCCGGCTATCGCGCGCGCGGCAAGGAAGTCTGGCTGGAACTGGGCTTGCAGTCGGCCAATGACGATACGCTCGAGCGCGTCAATCGCGGTCACGGCTTCGCCGAATACCGGTCGGCGGTGACGGCAGCGCATCGGCGCGGCATCCCGGTCTGCGCCCATCTCATCGTCGGGCTGCCGGGCGAGGGGCACGCGGAGGCACTCACCACACTCGACCGGGTGCTGGAGCTGGGCGTCGAGGGGCTAAAAGTCCATCCGCTGCATGTCGTGCGCCACACCCGTCTGGCCATCGACTGGCACCGGGGCGACTACAGCCCACTCGCCATGGACGACTATGTCGCCATCTGCGCCGATCTGGTCGAACGTACACCGGCCAGCGTGGTCTATCATCGTCTGACCGGGACGGCCTCGCGCGACATCCTGCTCGCGCCCGACTGGTGCAACCGCAAATGGGCGGTGCTCAACGCCATCGAGGCCGAACTTTTTCGTCGCGACACCCGCCAGGGCGACCGCGCCGACACCCTTTCCACTCATCGACTCGTCAACACCGCTTGA